One Anolis carolinensis isolate JA03-04 chromosome 5, rAnoCar3.1.pri, whole genome shotgun sequence DNA segment encodes these proteins:
- the ttll1 gene encoding polyglutamylase complex subunit TTLL1, with protein MAGKVKWVTDIEKSVLINNFEKRGWIQVSENEDWNFYWMSVQTIRNVFSVETGYRLSDDQIVNHFPNHYELTRKDLMVKNIKRYRKELEKEGSPLAEKDENGKYLYLDFVPVTFMLPADYNLFVEEFRKNPSSTWIMKPCGKAQGKGIFLINKLSQIKKWSRDSKTSTFVSQSSKEAYVISLYINNPLLIGGKKFDLRLYVLVSTYRPLRCYMYKLGFCRFCTVKYTPSTSELDNMFVHLTNVAIQKHGDDYNHIHGGKWTVSNLRLYLESTRGKEVTSKLFDEIHWIIVQSLKAVAPVMNNDKHCFECYGYDIIIDDKLKPWLIEVNASPSLTSSTANDRILKYNLINDTLNIAVPNGEIPDCKWNKSPPKEALGNYEVLYDEEMAQSEMPDRDLRSRSGQPMGFKGNRARDTGKSGALTWK; from the exons ATGGCAGGAAAAGTAAAATGGGTGACTGACATTGAAAAATCTGTATTAATAAATAACTTTGAAAAAAGAGGATGGATTCAAGTTTCAGAAAATGAAGACTGGAACTTCTACTG GATGAGTGTACAAACTATTCGAAATGTCTTCAGTGTGGAAACTGGTTACCGTCTCTCTGATGACCAGATTGTCAACCATTTCCCAAACCATTATGAACTTACTCGAAAGGACCTAATGGTAAAAAATATAAAGAGATATAGGAAAGAATTAGAAAAAGAAGGTAGTCCCCTTGCGGAGAAAGATGAAAATGGAAAATACCTTTATTTAG ATTTTGTACCTGTTACTTTCATGCTCCCAGCTGATTACAATTTGTTTGTGGAAGAATTCCGGAAAAATCCATCCAGTACTTGGATTATGAAGCCATGTGGAAAAGCCCAAGGAAAAGGAATATTTCTTATCAATAAACTTTCACAAATTAAAAAGTGGTCTCGAGACAGCAAAACATCAAC GTTTGTATCTCAGTCTTCTAAAGAGGCATATGTGATTTCTCTTTATATCAACAATCCACTATTGATTGGCGGAAAGAAATTTGACCTGCGCCTGTATGTGTTAGTGTCAACTTATCGTCCTTTGCGGTGCTATAT gtATAAACTTGGTTTTTGTCGATTCTGCACAGTGAAATATACACCAAGTACAAGTGAATTAGACAACATGTTTGTGCATCTAACAAATGTTGCCATTCAGAAGCATGGG GATGATTACAATCATATTCATGGTGGCAAATGGACAGTGAGCAATCTGCGCTTGTATCTTGAAAGCACTCGAGGGAAAGAGGTCACCAGCAAGCTGTTTGATGAAATACACTGGATAATTGTGCAGTCGCTGAAAGCTGTCGCA CCTGTAATGAATAATGATAAACACTGCTTTGAGTGCTATGGGTATGATATCATCATTGATGACAAGCTTAAGCCGTGgcttattgag GTCAATGCTTCTCCATCTCTTACTTCCAGTACTGCCAATGACCGTATACTCAAATACAATCTTATTAATGACACACTCAATATTGCTGTACCTAATGGGGAAATTCCAGACTGCAAATGGAATAAATCACCTCCAAAGGAAGCTCTTGGCAATTATGAGGTTTT GTACGATGAAGAGATGGCACAAAGTGAAATGCCAGATCGTGACTTGCGAAGTCGCTCTGGGCAGCCCATGGGGTTTAAGGGAAACCGTGCCAGAGACACTGGGAAATCAGGGGCCCTTACATGGAAGTAG